From Cellulosimicrobium sp. ES-005, one genomic window encodes:
- a CDS encoding META domain-containing protein, with protein sequence MDGHEPGRPRVPRAVVLTFLVSVLAAACTVPDDGTVGSPGDGEVGSDPVALVGMWRVSGADGEGPDTWLRLDAGRYTLWGDCGAYVEGGWDAAGRTFVASDPYAAAGACGTAGIPEAPWLRSVVAYEPDGEGWRLLDADGDVVAGLRVDGAPAPIPDAAEQLAQAPDVTDDVRAAFEPPAPLPDGLAPASVRDVVGRWEPVARAATDPHVVFHEDGTWSGSDGCNGSGGAWALDDGGRLLATSGLQTLMWCEGESVPGYVAASARAGLDGGRLVLVGPDGAEIARLVRG encoded by the coding sequence ATGGACGGACACGAGCCCGGGCGCCCACGGGTGCCGCGCGCCGTCGTCCTGACGTTCCTGGTGTCCGTCCTCGCCGCGGCCTGCACCGTCCCCGACGACGGGACCGTCGGCAGCCCGGGTGACGGCGAGGTCGGTTCGGACCCGGTCGCGCTCGTCGGGATGTGGCGGGTCTCGGGGGCGGACGGCGAGGGCCCCGACACGTGGCTGCGGCTCGATGCCGGGCGGTACACGCTGTGGGGCGACTGCGGTGCGTACGTGGAGGGCGGCTGGGACGCGGCCGGCCGGACCTTCGTCGCCTCCGACCCGTACGCCGCCGCCGGGGCGTGCGGCACGGCCGGGATCCCCGAGGCGCCGTGGCTCCGCTCGGTGGTCGCGTACGAGCCCGACGGCGAGGGCTGGCGGCTCCTCGACGCGGACGGCGACGTCGTCGCCGGCCTGCGGGTCGACGGCGCCCCGGCGCCGATCCCCGACGCCGCGGAGCAGCTCGCGCAGGCGCCGGACGTGACCGACGACGTGCGCGCGGCGTTCGAGCCGCCCGCACCGCTGCCCGACGGCCTCGCACCCGCCTCCGTCCGGGACGTCGTCGGGCGCTGGGAGCCGGTCGCACGCGCCGCCACCGACCCCCACGTCGTCTTCCACGAGGACGGGACGTGGTCGGGCTCCGACGGGTGCAACGGCAGCGGGGGCGCGTGGGCCCTGGACGACGGCGGTCGGCTGCTCGCCACCTCCGGTCTCCAGACCCTGATGTGGTGCGAGGGCGAGAGCGTCCCGGGCTACGTCGCCGCGTCCGCCCGTGCCGGCCTGGACGGCGGCCGGCTGGTGCTCGTCGGCCCGGACGGCGCGGAGATCGCCCGTCTCGTCCGGGGATGA
- a CDS encoding alpha/beta hydrolase produces MTTPQPRTTRPADARAWSPPLPEAPGFDHLVVETPGLRTHVATVGTGDPVVLLHGFPEHWWQWRDVAPVLAAAGYRVLCPDLRGAGWTTADDAHVERETRLRDLLALLDALDVDRAHLVSHDMGAITAMQLCYEHPDRVRAAVELSVPPGFMRPSPRLLPGFRHLPALVWHRRGASLRGIFSSTYVAHPLSEDDIDAHLAPMGRTEVDAAVRPLVRHMVLPEATRMMRGVYRRRRLTVPTLFVFGRRDRPWTEELMGQVCRAPERHADRAELAYVDDAAHFITDDAPAAVAALSRDWFDRAA; encoded by the coding sequence ATGACTACGCCTCAGCCCCGCACCACCCGCCCCGCCGACGCCCGGGCATGGTCCCCGCCGCTCCCGGAGGCGCCGGGCTTCGACCACCTCGTCGTGGAGACGCCCGGCCTGCGCACCCACGTCGCGACCGTCGGTACCGGCGACCCGGTCGTGCTGCTGCACGGCTTCCCCGAGCACTGGTGGCAGTGGCGCGACGTCGCGCCCGTCCTCGCCGCCGCGGGCTACCGCGTCCTGTGTCCCGACCTGCGCGGCGCGGGCTGGACCACGGCCGACGACGCGCACGTCGAGCGCGAGACCCGGCTCCGCGACCTGCTCGCCCTCCTCGACGCGCTCGACGTCGACCGAGCCCACCTCGTCTCGCACGACATGGGCGCGATCACGGCGATGCAGCTCTGCTACGAGCACCCCGACCGGGTCCGCGCGGCCGTCGAGCTCTCGGTGCCACCGGGCTTCATGCGTCCCAGCCCTCGACTGCTTCCCGGGTTCCGGCACCTGCCCGCCCTGGTCTGGCACCGTCGGGGCGCGTCGCTGCGGGGGATCTTCTCCAGCACGTACGTCGCCCACCCGTTGTCGGAGGACGACATCGACGCCCACCTCGCCCCGATGGGTCGGACGGAGGTCGACGCCGCCGTGCGTCCGCTCGTGCGGCACATGGTGCTGCCCGAGGCCACGCGCATGATGCGGGGCGTCTACCGTCGCCGTCGGCTCACGGTGCCGACCCTCTTCGTCTTCGGCCGCCGCGACCGGCCGTGGACCGAGGAGCTCATGGGACAGGTCTGCCGCGCGCCGGAGCGGCACGCGGACCGGGCCGAGCTCGCGTACGTCGACGACGCCGCGCACTTCATCACCGACGACGCGCCCGCCGCCGTGGCCGCCCTCTCGCGCGACTGGTTCGACCGCGCGGCGTGA
- a CDS encoding extracellular solute-binding protein, translated as MRSRKFLAASAALVASAMALSACGGGGGSGTEDGDVTLTFWHNSTTGPGMEYWKTTAAAFEDENPGVTIKIQAIQNEDMDGKLQTALNSGDAPDIFMARGGGKLADVVEAGQVKDLTDLIDPAVKEAVGGSLSALSVDGKVYGMPVSILPGGMFYSTELFEQAGITETPGTIADLEAATEQLKAAGIAPIALGAKDAWPAAHWYYFFALRYCSQDAMNEAAETRTFDDPCWLDAGNALADFAATEPFNEGFLTTSAQQGAGSSAGLLANHQASMELMGAWDPGVIASLTPDEKPLPDLQWFPFPEVEGGDGEPGAMMGGVDGYSCYVDAPDACADFLNYAMSKESQEAYATAFQTLPASKEAQAAVVDPALVSILEAYNEAPYVSVWLDTLYGQNIGNALNTAVVNLLAGQGTPEDIVTAVNDAAAKE; from the coding sequence ATGAGGTCTCGGAAGTTCCTGGCGGCATCGGCCGCGCTGGTGGCGAGTGCGATGGCGCTCTCGGCCTGTGGCGGCGGAGGGGGGTCCGGCACGGAGGACGGCGACGTCACCCTGACGTTCTGGCACAACTCCACGACCGGCCCCGGCATGGAGTACTGGAAGACCACGGCCGCGGCGTTCGAGGACGAGAACCCCGGCGTGACGATCAAGATCCAGGCCATCCAGAACGAGGACATGGACGGCAAGCTCCAGACCGCGCTGAACTCGGGTGACGCCCCCGACATCTTCATGGCGCGCGGCGGCGGCAAGCTCGCGGACGTCGTCGAGGCGGGTCAGGTCAAGGACCTGACCGACCTCATCGACCCGGCGGTCAAGGAGGCGGTCGGCGGGTCGCTGAGCGCGCTCTCGGTCGACGGCAAGGTCTACGGCATGCCGGTGTCGATCCTGCCCGGCGGCATGTTCTACAGCACCGAGCTCTTCGAGCAGGCCGGCATCACCGAGACCCCCGGGACGATCGCCGACCTCGAGGCGGCGACCGAGCAGCTCAAGGCCGCCGGCATCGCGCCCATCGCGCTCGGCGCCAAGGACGCGTGGCCCGCCGCGCACTGGTACTACTTCTTCGCGCTCCGGTACTGCTCCCAGGACGCGATGAACGAGGCCGCCGAGACGCGGACCTTCGACGACCCGTGCTGGCTCGACGCCGGCAACGCGCTCGCGGACTTCGCGGCGACCGAGCCGTTCAACGAGGGCTTCCTCACCACGTCCGCGCAGCAGGGCGCCGGCTCGTCGGCCGGCCTGCTCGCGAACCACCAGGCGTCGATGGAGCTCATGGGCGCGTGGGACCCGGGCGTCATCGCGTCCCTCACGCCGGACGAGAAGCCGCTGCCCGACCTCCAGTGGTTCCCGTTCCCCGAGGTCGAGGGCGGTGACGGCGAGCCCGGCGCGATGATGGGCGGCGTCGACGGCTACTCGTGCTACGTGGACGCCCCGGACGCGTGCGCCGACTTCCTCAACTACGCCATGTCGAAGGAGTCGCAGGAGGCCTACGCCACCGCGTTCCAGACGCTGCCCGCGAGCAAGGAGGCGCAGGCCGCCGTCGTCGACCCGGCCCTCGTCTCGATCCTCGAGGCGTACAACGAGGCGCCGTACGTCTCCGTCTGGCTCGACACGCTCTACGGCCAGAACATCGGGAACGCGCTGAACACGGCCGTCGTCAACCTGCTCGCCGGCCAGGGCACTCCCGAGGACATCGTCACCGCCGTCAACGACGCGGCCGCCAAGGAGTAG
- a CDS encoding family 43 glycosylhydrolase, with protein MTRVPNPILPGCFPDPSVCRVGDDFYLVTSTFEYLPGLPVLRSRDLATWEHVGDVVDRSGQLDYDGIRSSGGLFAPTLRHHDGTFWLVCTLVDPDDDSRGGNFVMTATDPAGPWSDPVWLRDEDGERVAGIDPSIFFDDDGRVWLHGTRLAPEPEWFHQTEVWVRELDPATCTLVGPEHVVWTGAVRGAVWAEGPHLYKVDGTYYLLAAEGGTDFHHAVSVARASSVTGPYEGNKANPVLTHRHLGRGVDVVGVGHADLVEAPDGSWWAVLLAMRVDGGYHYPLGRETFLVPVVWEDGWPVLAPGEGRVPDAVEVPFASPAPRTAVQGGASGVVRPDDPRWTAVRALPRDVATPAGEGWDLPVRPTTLAEPGAPAFLGVRQQHRDVDVTVTVQVPAVAGERAGVVVRQSEDDHVRLLVDGGPGDERRVVAVHRRGGADAVVGETTVAAAPGEPVVVGLRVRGQDYGLVVGPAGAPEPLATVDGRTLDSAATGGFLGLWLGVHATSEGRPSTSVVRVERFVYAPVG; from the coding sequence ATGACGCGCGTCCCGAACCCGATCCTGCCCGGGTGCTTCCCCGACCCGTCGGTCTGCCGCGTCGGCGACGACTTCTACCTCGTCACGTCCACGTTCGAGTACCTGCCCGGCCTGCCGGTGCTGCGCAGCCGCGACCTCGCGACGTGGGAGCACGTGGGGGACGTCGTCGACCGGTCGGGTCAGCTCGACTACGACGGCATCCGGTCGTCGGGCGGCCTGTTCGCCCCGACACTGCGTCACCACGACGGCACGTTCTGGCTCGTGTGCACGCTCGTGGACCCGGACGACGACTCCCGCGGCGGCAACTTCGTCATGACGGCGACCGACCCGGCCGGGCCGTGGTCCGACCCGGTGTGGCTGCGCGACGAGGACGGCGAGCGGGTCGCGGGGATCGACCCGTCGATCTTCTTCGACGACGACGGCCGCGTCTGGCTGCACGGCACGCGGCTCGCGCCCGAGCCGGAGTGGTTCCACCAGACCGAGGTCTGGGTGCGCGAGCTCGACCCCGCGACGTGCACGCTCGTGGGTCCCGAGCACGTCGTGTGGACGGGGGCCGTGCGCGGCGCCGTGTGGGCCGAGGGCCCGCACCTGTACAAGGTCGACGGCACGTACTACCTGCTCGCGGCCGAGGGCGGGACGGACTTCCACCACGCGGTGTCCGTCGCGCGTGCGTCGTCGGTCACGGGGCCGTACGAGGGGAACAAGGCCAACCCCGTGCTCACGCACCGCCACCTCGGGCGCGGGGTGGACGTCGTCGGCGTGGGCCACGCCGACCTCGTCGAGGCGCCCGACGGCTCGTGGTGGGCCGTGCTGCTCGCCATGCGCGTCGACGGCGGCTACCACTACCCGCTCGGCCGCGAGACGTTCCTCGTCCCCGTCGTGTGGGAGGACGGCTGGCCCGTCCTCGCGCCCGGCGAGGGCCGCGTGCCCGACGCCGTCGAGGTCCCGTTCGCGAGCCCGGCGCCCCGGACGGCGGTCCAGGGCGGGGCGAGCGGCGTCGTCCGCCCCGACGACCCGCGCTGGACGGCGGTGCGCGCCCTGCCGCGCGACGTCGCGACCCCGGCGGGCGAGGGCTGGGACCTCCCCGTGCGCCCGACGACGCTCGCCGAGCCGGGCGCGCCCGCGTTCCTCGGGGTGCGCCAGCAGCACCGCGACGTCGACGTGACGGTCACCGTGCAGGTCCCGGCCGTGGCGGGGGAGCGCGCGGGCGTCGTCGTGCGCCAGTCCGAGGACGACCACGTGCGGCTCCTCGTCGACGGCGGCCCGGGGGACGAGCGGCGCGTCGTCGCGGTGCACCGGCGCGGCGGCGCGGACGCGGTGGTCGGGGAGACGACGGTGGCCGCCGCCCCCGGGGAGCCGGTCGTCGTCGGGCTGCGCGTGCGCGGGCAGGACTACGGGCTCGTCGTCGGCCCGGCGGGTGCGCCCGAGCCGCTCGCGACCGTGGACGGCCGCACCCTCGACAGCGCCGCGACCGGAGGGTTCCTCGGGCTGTGGCTGGGCGTGCACGCGACGAGCGAGGGACGGCCCTCGACGTCCGTCGTCCGGGTCGAGCGGTTCGTCTACGCACCGGTCGGCTGA
- a CDS encoding sugar ABC transporter permease — protein MNVSQGEISPSTTTPEDRAGGGVTTPPAAPVAARRPPRGGRWAQRAEIAVLAGPALVVFLTFVIVPVVMAAYYGFFKWKGFGPPTDFVGLENYLIIFRDPEFLAALRHNAFIVVMSLVLQGPVAVVVALMLNRRIRGRSVIRVLVFVPYVVSEVIVGTGFSLMLATTGAVNDLLDKIGLGFLSVDWLADPDVAIWTLLLIITWKYIGFAVILFLAGLQGIPDELGEAAAIDGASYWKTQRYVTLPLLGPTVRIWAFLSIIGSLQLFDLVYIIWGQYVASTAGTSTMATYMVANGRNAGNYGFGSAVAVVLFLISLAVALVYQRYVLRRDTAGAITEGKK, from the coding sequence ATGAACGTGTCCCAGGGCGAGATCTCGCCGAGCACGACGACGCCCGAGGACCGGGCCGGGGGCGGCGTCACGACGCCCCCGGCCGCCCCGGTCGCCGCGCGGCGCCCCCCGCGCGGCGGCCGTTGGGCCCAGCGAGCCGAGATCGCGGTGCTCGCCGGGCCCGCGCTCGTCGTCTTCCTGACCTTCGTCATCGTCCCCGTGGTGATGGCGGCGTACTACGGGTTCTTCAAGTGGAAGGGCTTCGGCCCGCCGACGGACTTCGTCGGGCTGGAGAACTACCTCATCATCTTCCGCGACCCCGAGTTCCTCGCGGCGCTGCGGCACAACGCGTTCATCGTCGTGATGTCGCTCGTGCTGCAGGGCCCGGTCGCCGTGGTCGTGGCGCTCATGCTCAACCGGCGCATCCGCGGCCGCTCGGTGATCCGGGTGCTCGTGTTCGTGCCGTACGTGGTGTCCGAGGTGATCGTGGGGACGGGCTTCAGCCTCATGCTCGCGACCACGGGCGCCGTGAACGACCTGCTCGACAAGATCGGTCTCGGGTTCCTCTCGGTCGACTGGCTCGCCGACCCCGACGTCGCGATCTGGACCCTCCTGCTCATCATCACGTGGAAGTACATCGGCTTCGCCGTGATCCTCTTCCTCGCGGGCCTGCAGGGCATCCCCGACGAGCTGGGCGAGGCCGCGGCGATCGACGGCGCGTCGTACTGGAAGACGCAGCGCTACGTCACCCTCCCGCTGCTCGGCCCGACCGTCCGCATCTGGGCGTTCCTGTCGATCATCGGCTCGCTCCAGCTCTTCGACCTCGTCTACATCATCTGGGGCCAGTACGTGGCCTCGACGGCGGGGACGTCGACCATGGCGACCTACATGGTGGCGAACGGCCGCAACGCGGGGAACTACGGGTTCGGCAGCGCGGTCGCCGTGGTGCTGTTCCTCATCTCCCTCGCGGTGGCGCTCGTCTACCAGCGGTACGTCCTGCGCCGTGACACCGCGGGCGCGATCACGGAAGGGAAGAAGTGA
- a CDS encoding carbohydrate ABC transporter permease codes for MATVTAAPAPERAAGVQTPKEPRGSGIGRGGPLTYVVAWLLVGVCLAPIAYIVVGGFRTNAQITADPSGLPDPWQIENYVGVLTSSLFWQQLGNSLVAGLLTTLGVVVLGLMASYVIARYSFVGRGALYALFAAGLMFPMTVAITPLYIMIRSLGLMNSVGGLVLPQIAFALPTTVIILVPFLRAIPREIEEAASIDGASRLGFFFRMVVPLSLPGVITVGILAFVASWNSYMLPLFILNDETSYTLPLGVQAFASQYSVDTARVLAFTSLSMIPALVFFSLFERRIVGGLTGAVKG; via the coding sequence ATGGCCACCGTCACCGCCGCACCCGCGCCCGAGCGTGCCGCCGGCGTCCAGACCCCGAAGGAGCCGCGCGGCTCCGGCATCGGCCGGGGCGGCCCCCTGACCTACGTGGTGGCGTGGCTGCTCGTGGGCGTCTGCCTCGCCCCGATCGCGTACATCGTGGTGGGCGGGTTCCGCACGAACGCGCAGATCACGGCCGACCCGTCGGGCCTGCCCGACCCGTGGCAGATCGAGAACTACGTCGGGGTCCTGACGAGCTCGCTGTTCTGGCAGCAGCTCGGGAACTCGCTCGTGGCCGGGCTCCTCACGACCCTCGGGGTCGTCGTCCTCGGTCTCATGGCGAGCTACGTCATCGCGCGCTACTCGTTCGTGGGGCGCGGGGCGCTGTACGCGCTGTTCGCGGCGGGGCTCATGTTCCCCATGACCGTCGCGATCACCCCGCTGTACATCATGATCCGCTCGCTCGGCCTGATGAACTCCGTGGGCGGGCTCGTGCTCCCGCAGATCGCGTTCGCGCTCCCGACGACCGTCATCATCCTCGTCCCGTTCCTGCGCGCGATCCCGCGCGAGATCGAGGAGGCGGCGTCGATCGACGGGGCGAGCCGGCTGGGCTTCTTCTTCCGCATGGTCGTGCCGCTGTCGCTGCCGGGCGTCATCACCGTGGGGATCCTCGCGTTCGTCGCGAGCTGGAACAGCTACATGCTCCCGCTCTTCATCCTCAACGACGAGACGTCGTACACGCTCCCGCTGGGCGTGCAGGCGTTCGCGTCGCAGTACTCCGTGGACACCGCCCGTGTGCTCGCCTTCACCTCCCTGTCGATGATCCCCGCGCTCGTCTTCTTCTCGCTGTTCGAGCGGCGCATCGTCGGGGGCCTCACCGGCGCCGTGAAGGGCTGA
- a CDS encoding TetR family transcriptional regulator, with product MAAATRERALDAAVEVLGADGVRALSHARVDQRAGLPPGSTSNWFRTRRALLAGVVDRIAEQERADLDVTAMPQITSVDDLVDGLCAMTEAQSGPFASRTRARYALFLELADDPELGEPLRRQRRTFERWTERIVAAVGIADPVPATRALMALGDGLLLHRLTVDPGLDLRPAIERTVRALAAS from the coding sequence ATGGCCGCAGCCACCCGGGAACGAGCGCTCGACGCGGCCGTGGAGGTGCTCGGTGCGGACGGCGTGCGCGCGCTGAGCCACGCGCGGGTCGACCAGCGGGCCGGTCTCCCGCCCGGGTCGACGTCGAACTGGTTCCGCACCCGGCGCGCGCTCCTCGCCGGCGTGGTCGACCGGATCGCCGAGCAGGAGCGCGCCGACCTCGACGTGACCGCGATGCCGCAGATCACGAGCGTCGACGACCTGGTCGACGGTCTGTGCGCCATGACCGAGGCACAGTCCGGTCCGTTCGCGTCGCGCACCCGGGCGCGCTACGCCCTCTTCCTCGAGCTCGCCGACGACCCCGAGCTCGGTGAGCCCCTCCGACGCCAGCGCCGCACGTTCGAGCGGTGGACCGAGCGGATCGTGGCCGCCGTCGGCATCGCCGACCCCGTCCCGGCGACCCGGGCGCTCATGGCCCTCGGCGACGGGCTGCTCCTGCACCGCCTCACCGTCGACCCCGGCCTCGACCTGCGCCCCGCGATCGAGCGCACGGTGCGCGCGCTCGCGGCGTCGTGA
- a CDS encoding glycoside hydrolase family 3 N-terminal domain-containing protein: MPTVSERVRALHARMTLDEKLAQLVGYWLDQNGTVAPMQSEMTAGQADGGRLAEITRHGMGHYTRVYGTRPVEPAERAAWLWAEQRRLKEETRLGIPAIVHEECLTGLAAWRAATYPTPLAWGASFDPVLVEEMAREVGESMRALGVHQGLAPVLDVVRDPRWGRVDECVGEDPYLVGTVGTAYVRGLQDAGVHATLKHFVGYSGSRAGRNHAPVSAGPRELADVYLPPFEMAVRDGGARSVMASYVDVDGVPLHGSSEYLTEILRERWGFDGVVVADYFGVAFLEVMHRVAADRGEAAAQALEAGLDVELPTGDAYLAPLAERVRSGALDEAWVDRAVLRVLDQKEELGLLDPAAYADEPPTTVDLDTPRQRATARRLAQESLVLLANDGVLPLARRDSADGATTAPGRVAVVGPNADSSEALMGCYSFVNHVLAHHPGTPAGIALPTVLESLRDALPGTDVTHAVGCTVDGLDTSGFAEAVAVARDADVAVVVVGDEAGLFGRGTVGEGNDVESLELPGVQRRLVEEVVATGTPVVLVLLTGRPYAIGWAFGDHAGTDGAASGHPAAVVQGFFPGEEGGRAVADVLVGAVNPSGRLPVSLPRAGGAEPFSYLHPVLGGPSDVTSADPTPVRPFGFGLSYTQFAYADLAVDTSVAAGGTFAASVTVTNAGAVAGTDVVQLYARDVVGSVPRPVAQLLGYARVDLAAGESRRVTFRVPTTRLAFSDRRLVRVVEPGDVEVWVGAHAGAVDAAPGTGDLGSTTGGAIVNESAPAERRVVPGAATPRATLAVTGTVHEVTAADGRLVAVEVSGPVEAGEGA, from the coding sequence ATGCCCACCGTCTCCGAGCGCGTGCGTGCGCTCCACGCGCGCATGACCCTCGACGAGAAGCTCGCCCAGCTCGTGGGCTACTGGCTCGACCAGAACGGCACCGTCGCCCCGATGCAGTCGGAGATGACGGCGGGCCAGGCGGACGGCGGCCGGCTCGCGGAGATCACGCGGCACGGCATGGGGCACTACACGCGCGTCTACGGCACGCGGCCCGTCGAGCCCGCGGAGCGCGCGGCGTGGCTGTGGGCGGAGCAGCGCCGCCTCAAGGAGGAGACCCGGCTGGGCATCCCCGCGATCGTGCACGAGGAGTGCCTCACGGGCCTCGCCGCGTGGCGGGCCGCGACGTACCCGACGCCCCTCGCGTGGGGAGCGTCGTTCGACCCGGTGCTGGTCGAGGAGATGGCGCGCGAGGTCGGGGAGTCGATGCGCGCGCTCGGCGTGCACCAGGGCCTCGCGCCCGTGCTCGACGTCGTGCGCGACCCGCGCTGGGGCCGCGTCGACGAGTGCGTGGGCGAGGACCCGTACCTCGTGGGCACCGTCGGCACGGCGTACGTGCGCGGCCTCCAGGACGCGGGCGTGCACGCGACGCTCAAGCACTTCGTCGGGTACTCGGGCTCGCGCGCCGGGCGCAACCACGCGCCGGTGAGCGCGGGACCGCGCGAGCTCGCCGACGTCTACCTCCCGCCGTTCGAGATGGCCGTGCGCGACGGCGGCGCCCGGTCGGTCATGGCGTCCTACGTCGACGTCGACGGCGTGCCGCTGCACGGCAGCTCGGAGTACCTCACCGAGATCCTGCGCGAGCGCTGGGGGTTCGACGGCGTCGTCGTCGCCGACTACTTCGGCGTCGCGTTCCTGGAGGTCATGCACCGCGTCGCGGCGGACCGCGGCGAGGCCGCCGCGCAGGCGCTCGAGGCGGGCCTCGACGTCGAGCTCCCCACGGGCGACGCCTACCTCGCCCCGCTCGCCGAGCGCGTGCGGTCCGGCGCGCTCGACGAGGCGTGGGTCGACCGCGCGGTGCTGCGTGTGCTCGACCAGAAGGAGGAGCTGGGTCTCCTGGACCCGGCCGCCTACGCCGACGAGCCGCCGACGACCGTCGACCTCGACACCCCGCGGCAGCGCGCGACCGCACGCCGCCTCGCGCAGGAGTCGCTCGTGCTGCTCGCGAACGACGGCGTGCTGCCGCTCGCGCGCCGCGACAGCGCTGACGGTGCGACGACCGCCCCGGGGCGCGTCGCCGTCGTCGGGCCGAACGCGGACTCGTCCGAGGCGCTCATGGGCTGCTACTCGTTCGTCAACCACGTGCTCGCGCACCACCCCGGCACCCCGGCGGGCATCGCGCTGCCGACGGTCCTGGAGTCGCTGCGCGACGCCCTCCCCGGCACCGACGTGACGCACGCCGTCGGCTGCACGGTGGACGGTCTCGACACCTCGGGGTTCGCGGAGGCGGTCGCCGTCGCGCGGGACGCGGACGTCGCGGTCGTCGTCGTGGGCGACGAGGCCGGACTGTTCGGGCGCGGCACGGTCGGCGAGGGCAACGACGTCGAGTCGCTCGAGCTCCCGGGCGTGCAGCGGCGGCTCGTCGAGGAGGTCGTCGCGACGGGCACCCCCGTCGTGCTCGTGCTGCTCACGGGCCGCCCGTACGCGATCGGCTGGGCGTTCGGGGACCACGCGGGGACGGACGGTGCGGCGTCCGGCCACCCGGCCGCCGTCGTGCAGGGCTTCTTCCCGGGCGAGGAGGGCGGCCGCGCGGTGGCCGACGTGCTCGTGGGCGCCGTGAACCCCTCGGGCCGCCTGCCCGTGTCGCTGCCGCGCGCGGGCGGCGCGGAGCCGTTCTCCTACCTGCACCCCGTGCTCGGCGGGCCGTCGGACGTGACGTCCGCGGACCCGACGCCCGTGCGGCCGTTCGGGTTCGGGCTGTCGTACACGCAGTTCGCGTACGCGGACCTGGCCGTCGACACGAGCGTCGCCGCGGGCGGGACGTTCGCGGCCTCGGTGACCGTGACGAACGCCGGTGCCGTCGCGGGGACGGACGTCGTGCAGCTCTACGCGCGCGACGTCGTCGGGTCGGTCCCGCGGCCCGTCGCGCAGCTCCTCGGGTACGCGCGCGTCGACCTCGCCGCGGGCGAGTCGCGCCGCGTGACGTTCCGCGTCCCGACGACGCGGCTCGCGTTCTCCGACCGCCGCCTCGTGCGCGTGGTCGAGCCGGGCGACGTCGAGGTGTGGGTCGGCGCGCACGCCGGCGCGGTCGACGCCGCCCCCGGCACCGGGGACCTCGGCTCGACGACCGGGGGCGCGATCGTCAACGAGTCCGCGCCGGCCGAGCGTCGGGTCGTGCCCGGCGCGGCGACGCCGCGCGCGACGCTCGCCGTGACCGGGACCGTGCACGAGGTCACGGCCGCGGACGGGCGGCTCGTCGCCGTCGAGGTCTCCGGACCGGTCGAGGCGGGGGAGGGCGCATGA
- a CDS encoding LacI family DNA-binding transcriptional regulator gives MRSTGRVTIGDVARTAGVSVATVSKVINGRYGVALETSRHVQEIIDQLGYESSIVARSLRSRRTNVIGILVAEFEPFSTELLKGISDAVDGTGYELLAYSGGLRRDDRVGWEQRYLSRLGGTLIDGAILVTPTVVAPGNSIPVVAVDPHRGPSGPPTVDSDNLAGARAATEHLLSLGHRRIGFLAGRPDLESARLREQGYRDALADAGIPFDPDLVRVGGYRPDLADSPAHELLSLPDRPTAIFAANDLSAIRTMEVAAELGLRVPDDVSVVGFDNVPESALTTPPLTTVDQPIHRMGAEALRLIVDLVEGNPREPHLRLPTTLVVRGTTRAL, from the coding sequence ATGCGCTCCACGGGAAGAGTCACGATCGGCGATGTCGCGCGCACCGCCGGCGTCTCCGTCGCGACCGTCTCCAAGGTGATCAACGGTCGCTACGGCGTCGCCCTGGAGACCTCCCGGCACGTCCAGGAGATCATCGACCAGCTCGGGTACGAGTCGTCCATCGTCGCGCGCAGCCTGCGCAGCCGTCGCACCAACGTCATCGGCATCCTGGTCGCCGAGTTCGAGCCGTTCTCGACCGAGCTGCTCAAGGGCATCTCGGACGCGGTCGACGGCACCGGCTACGAGCTCCTCGCCTACTCCGGCGGGCTACGCCGCGACGACCGCGTGGGCTGGGAGCAGCGCTACCTCTCGCGGCTCGGCGGCACGCTGATCGACGGCGCCATCCTCGTCACGCCGACCGTCGTCGCGCCCGGCAACTCCATCCCGGTCGTCGCCGTCGATCCGCACCGCGGCCCGTCGGGCCCGCCGACCGTCGACTCCGACAACCTCGCCGGCGCGCGCGCCGCGACCGAGCACCTGCTCTCCCTCGGCCACCGCCGCATCGGCTTCCTCGCCGGCCGCCCCGACCTCGAGTCCGCGCGCCTGCGCGAGCAGGGGTACCGCGACGCGCTCGCCGACGCCGGCATCCCCTTCGACCCCGACCTCGTCCGCGTCGGTGGCTACCGCCCCGACCTCGCGGACTCCCCCGCGCACGAGCTCCTCTCCCTCCCCGACCGGCCCACGGCGATCTTCGCCGCGAACGACCTGTCCGCCATCCGCACCATGGAGGTCGCCGCCGAGCTCGGCCTGCGCGTGCCCGACGACGTGTCCGTCGTCGGGTTCGACAACGTCCCCGAGTCGGCCCTCACCACCCCGCCCCTGACGACCGTCGACCAGCCGATCCACCGCATGGGCGCCGAGGCCCTGCGCCTCATCGTCGACCTCGTCGAGGGCAACCCCCGCGAGCCCCACCTCCGCCTCCCCACGACCCTCGTCGTCCGCGGCACCACCCGGGCCCTCTGA